In Camelina sativa cultivar DH55 chromosome 16, Cs, whole genome shotgun sequence, a single window of DNA contains:
- the LOC104752433 gene encoding glutamic acid-rich protein-like isoform X2 has product MTIIVGLDGLSKALIDAGKNLLSPPSTDELLTLLDETESLLRNVDQDPPLSMQSALMPSKSALVSVDLLSHPDSDVRVSVLSCLTEIVRITAPEAPYSDDRMKDIFRLTIEAFEKLADASSSRSYRKAVSVLDNVAKVKSCLVMLDLECYDLILLMFQKFLKIIRPAHPQVVFSSMEMIMITIIDEIEEVSTNLLHILLASVKKENQNVSPMSGSLAEKVLSRCARKLKPYIIEALNSTGTSLDMYSPVVSSICQSVFDTTEVHNVVNTKENEATETMLERRVTTSGSLEEKLGLGHSRKENLSKSSSKRPARDGTRRINEKDKFRNGNNSSLLKQSLKQLRSESTDAETELGITGKRGRKPNSLMNPEDYDISWLSGKRDPFKTSSNRKIQKKRSGGESSLGKVAARKTPLLKETSPATSRSLTGSLKRSRVKVDEIDYDYDSDSLSSPRLKKLASCFRDEEPPKKESNQEEDDRKIGNSSKKIRSQNGLQKSQKTAQKSPIVEAKILNSSGKRLSVRSDAKRKNLERASLDTLVPQSSKRKKMVSQVAARKSSDESEETPKSHPTRRRTARKEVESDTNGFGEDLVGKRVNIWWPLDKTFYEGVVDSYCTRKKMHRVIYSDGDSEELNLSEERWELLEDHIIDDEDKEVDLPESIPLSDILQRQRVKKSKNVAVSVEPTSSSGVSRTLHMKKETGKKLKKQVEKSREGKNLRSLRELNAETDRTAEEEEVSLESESDRREEQEYEDDCSEKQEQSEHKGVEAETKEEEKQFANPEIESESEVSESEEEPKWRETDDMEDEVEAEEEEEEEEEEEEEEEEEEEEEEEEEEREEVDEKGANTSFSEIEKEEEEREEVDEKGASTSFSEIEKEEDEEKES; this is encoded by the exons ATGACTATTATTGTTGGATTGGACGGTCTTTCGAAAGCACTCATCGATGCTGGCAAGAATCTTCTTAGCCCTCCTTCAACTGACGAGCTTCTTACTCTTCTCGAT GAAACTGAGTCTCTGCTTAGGAATGTGGACCAGGATCCACCCTTGTCAATGCAAAGCGCCCTTATGCCATCGAAGAGTGCTTTGGTATCGGTTGACCTTTTAAGCCATCCTGATTCTGATGTTAGGGTTTCAGTTCTGTCCTGCTTAACCGAAATTGTGAGGATAACTGCCCCAGAAGCTCCTTACAGTGATGATCGAATGAAG GATATCTTCAGGTTGACTATTGAAGCTTTCGAGAAACTAGCTGATGCGTCGTCCTCTCGCAGTTACAGGAAAGCAGTGTCTGTTCTTGATAATGTTGCAAAGGTCAAATCATGCTTGGTGATGTTGGACTTGGAATGCTATGACCTCATTCTACTTATGTTTCAGAAGTTCTTGAAAATCATAAG ACCTGCTCATCCTCAAGTGGTGTTTTCGTCAATGGAAATGATAATGATTACCATAATTGATGAAATCGAAGAAGTATCCACGAATCTGCTTCATATACTCTTAGCAAGtgtcaaaaaggaaaatcag aaTGTTTCACCAATGTCTGGGAGTCTTGCGGAGAAGGTTCTTAGTAGATGTGCACGTAAACTTAAACCATACATCATCGAAGCTTTGAACTCTACAGGGACCAGCTTGGATATGTATTCTCCAGTAGTTTCGTCCATATGCCAGAGTGTTTTTGACACTACTGAAGTCCACAATGTAGTTAACACCAAAGAAAATGAG GCAACTGAAACGATGTTGGAGAGACGAGTAACCACAAGTGGTTCACTAGAG GAGAAATTGGGTTTGGGGCATTCTCGCAAGGAGAATCTCTCTAAAAGTAGTTCAAAGAGACCTGCAAGAGATGGAACCCGACGAATCAATGAAAAGGACAAATTTAGAAATGGAAACAATTCTAGTTTGTTGAAACAGAGTCTGAAGCAACTGCGGTCTGAAAGTACAGATGCAGAAACAGAGTTAGGAATTACAGGGAAGAGAGGACGGAAACCCAATTCTTTGATGAATCCTGAGGATTATGACATCTCTTGGCTTTCCGGAAAAAGAGATCCTTTCAAGACGTCTTCAAACAGAAAGATCCAGAAAAAACGATCTGGGGGAGAATCATCACTTGGAAAGGTGGCTGCTAGGAAAACACCCCTGCTTAAAGAAACTTCCCCAGCCACTAGTAGGTCTCTGACGGGTTCACTTAAACGAAGCCGGGTTAAGGTGGATGAGattgattatgattatgattctGATTCTCTTTCTTCACCGAGATTGAAGAAATTGGCATCCTGCTTCCGAGATGAAGAGCCTCCTAAAAAAGAATCAAACCAAGAGGAAGATGACAGAAAGATTGGAAACTCCAGCAAAAAGATCAGGTCCCAAAATGGTCTACAGAAAAGTCAGAAAACGGCTCAAAAGAGTCCGATTGTTGAAGCTAAGATTCTAAATTCCAGTGGAAAGAGATTATCAGTTCGCTCGGATGCTAAGAGAAAGAATTTAGAACGTGCATCCCTAGACACTCTTGTTCCACAGTCATCAAAGAGAAAG AAGATGGTTTCTCAAGTTGCAGCTAGAAAATCGTCAGACGAATCTGAAGAAACTCCAAAGAGCCATCCGACAAGGAGGCGAACAGCGAGAAAAGAAGTG GAGTCTGATACAAATGGCTTTGGTGAGGATTTGGTCGGTAAGAGAGTTAATATCTGGTGGCCACTCGACAAGAC TTTTTATGAAGGCGTCGTAGATTCTTATTGTACTCGCAAGAAGATGCATCGG GTAATATATTCTGATGGAGATTCAGAAGAGCTTAATCTCAGTGAAGAACGCTGGGAGTTACTAGAGGATCACATTATTGACGATGAG GATAAGGAGGTTGATCTGCCAGAGTCCATTCCTTTATCTGACAT ACTGCAGAGGCAGAGAGTCAAGAAAAGCAAAAACGTGGCAGTGTCTGTAGAACCGACTAGTTCCTCAGGTGTAAG TAGAACACTTCATATGAAGAAGGAAACTGGCAAAAAGTTGAAGAAACAAGTGGAGAAATCAAGAGAAGGAAAGAATCTAAGATCGTTGAGAGAGTTGAATGCTGAAACTGACAGAACAGCAGAAGAGGAGGAAGTGAGTCTAGAATCTGAATCTGACAGAAGGGAAGAGCAGGAATACGAAGATGATTGTAGCGAGAAGCAAGAACAATCCGAACACAAAGGTGTAGAAGCTGAAactaaggaagaagagaaacaattCGCAAATCCAGAGATTGAGAGTGAGAGCGAGGTTTCAGAGTCAGAAGAAGAGCCGAAGTGGAGAGAAACAGATGATATGGAGGATGAAGTAgaagcggaagaagaagaagaagaagaagaagaagaagaagaagaagaagaagaagaagaagaagaagaagaagaagaagaagagagagaagaggttGATGAGAAAGGGGCAAACACAAGCTTTTCagagatt
- the LOC104752433 gene encoding glutamic acid-rich protein-like isoform X3 — MTIIVGLDGLSKALIDAGKNLLSPPSTDELLTLLDETESLLRNVDQDPPLSMQSALMPSKSALVSVDLLSHPDSDVRVSVLSCLTEIVRITAPEAPYSDDRMKDIFRLTIEAFEKLADASSSRSYRKAVSVLDNVAKVKSCLVMLDLECYDLILLMFQKFLKIIRPAHPQVVFSSMEMIMITIIDEIEEVSTNLLHILLASVKKENQNVSPMSGSLAEKVLSRCARKLKPYIIEALNSTGTSLDMYSPVVSSICQSVFDTTEVHNVVNTKENEATETMLERRVTTSGSLEEKLGLGHSRKENLSKSSSKRPARDGTRRINEKDKFRNGNNSSLLKQSLKQLRSESTDAETELGITGKRGRKPNSLMNPEDYDISWLSGKRDPFKTSSNRKIQKKRSGGESSLGKVAARKTPLLKETSPATSRSLTGSLKRSRVKVDEIDYDYDSDSLSSPRLKKLASCFRDEEPPKKESNQEEDDRKIGNSSKKIRSQNGLQKSQKTAQKSPIVEAKILNSSGKRLSVRSDAKRKNLERASLDTLVPQSSKRKKMVSQVAARKSSDESEETPKSHPTRRRTARKEVESDTNGFGEDLVGKRVNIWWPLDKTFYEGVVDSYCTRKKMHRVIYSDGDSEELNLSEERWELLEDHIIDDEQDKEVDLPESIPLSDILQRQRVKKSKNVAVSVEPTSSSGVRTLHMKKETGKKLKKQVEKSREGKNLRSLRELNAETDRTAEEEEVSLESESDRREEQEYEDDCSEKQEQSEHKGVEAETKEEEKQFANPEIESESEVSESEEEPKWRETDDMEDEVEAEEEEEEEEEEEEEEEEEEEEEEEEEEREEVDEKGANTSFSEIEKEEEEREEVDEKGASTSFSEIEKEEDEEKES, encoded by the exons ATGACTATTATTGTTGGATTGGACGGTCTTTCGAAAGCACTCATCGATGCTGGCAAGAATCTTCTTAGCCCTCCTTCAACTGACGAGCTTCTTACTCTTCTCGAT GAAACTGAGTCTCTGCTTAGGAATGTGGACCAGGATCCACCCTTGTCAATGCAAAGCGCCCTTATGCCATCGAAGAGTGCTTTGGTATCGGTTGACCTTTTAAGCCATCCTGATTCTGATGTTAGGGTTTCAGTTCTGTCCTGCTTAACCGAAATTGTGAGGATAACTGCCCCAGAAGCTCCTTACAGTGATGATCGAATGAAG GATATCTTCAGGTTGACTATTGAAGCTTTCGAGAAACTAGCTGATGCGTCGTCCTCTCGCAGTTACAGGAAAGCAGTGTCTGTTCTTGATAATGTTGCAAAGGTCAAATCATGCTTGGTGATGTTGGACTTGGAATGCTATGACCTCATTCTACTTATGTTTCAGAAGTTCTTGAAAATCATAAG ACCTGCTCATCCTCAAGTGGTGTTTTCGTCAATGGAAATGATAATGATTACCATAATTGATGAAATCGAAGAAGTATCCACGAATCTGCTTCATATACTCTTAGCAAGtgtcaaaaaggaaaatcag aaTGTTTCACCAATGTCTGGGAGTCTTGCGGAGAAGGTTCTTAGTAGATGTGCACGTAAACTTAAACCATACATCATCGAAGCTTTGAACTCTACAGGGACCAGCTTGGATATGTATTCTCCAGTAGTTTCGTCCATATGCCAGAGTGTTTTTGACACTACTGAAGTCCACAATGTAGTTAACACCAAAGAAAATGAG GCAACTGAAACGATGTTGGAGAGACGAGTAACCACAAGTGGTTCACTAGAG GAGAAATTGGGTTTGGGGCATTCTCGCAAGGAGAATCTCTCTAAAAGTAGTTCAAAGAGACCTGCAAGAGATGGAACCCGACGAATCAATGAAAAGGACAAATTTAGAAATGGAAACAATTCTAGTTTGTTGAAACAGAGTCTGAAGCAACTGCGGTCTGAAAGTACAGATGCAGAAACAGAGTTAGGAATTACAGGGAAGAGAGGACGGAAACCCAATTCTTTGATGAATCCTGAGGATTATGACATCTCTTGGCTTTCCGGAAAAAGAGATCCTTTCAAGACGTCTTCAAACAGAAAGATCCAGAAAAAACGATCTGGGGGAGAATCATCACTTGGAAAGGTGGCTGCTAGGAAAACACCCCTGCTTAAAGAAACTTCCCCAGCCACTAGTAGGTCTCTGACGGGTTCACTTAAACGAAGCCGGGTTAAGGTGGATGAGattgattatgattatgattctGATTCTCTTTCTTCACCGAGATTGAAGAAATTGGCATCCTGCTTCCGAGATGAAGAGCCTCCTAAAAAAGAATCAAACCAAGAGGAAGATGACAGAAAGATTGGAAACTCCAGCAAAAAGATCAGGTCCCAAAATGGTCTACAGAAAAGTCAGAAAACGGCTCAAAAGAGTCCGATTGTTGAAGCTAAGATTCTAAATTCCAGTGGAAAGAGATTATCAGTTCGCTCGGATGCTAAGAGAAAGAATTTAGAACGTGCATCCCTAGACACTCTTGTTCCACAGTCATCAAAGAGAAAG AAGATGGTTTCTCAAGTTGCAGCTAGAAAATCGTCAGACGAATCTGAAGAAACTCCAAAGAGCCATCCGACAAGGAGGCGAACAGCGAGAAAAGAAGTG GAGTCTGATACAAATGGCTTTGGTGAGGATTTGGTCGGTAAGAGAGTTAATATCTGGTGGCCACTCGACAAGAC TTTTTATGAAGGCGTCGTAGATTCTTATTGTACTCGCAAGAAGATGCATCGG GTAATATATTCTGATGGAGATTCAGAAGAGCTTAATCTCAGTGAAGAACGCTGGGAGTTACTAGAGGATCACATTATTGACGATGAG CAGGATAAGGAGGTTGATCTGCCAGAGTCCATTCCTTTATCTGACAT ACTGCAGAGGCAGAGAGTCAAGAAAAGCAAAAACGTGGCAGTGTCTGTAGAACCGACTAGTTCCTCAGGTGTAAG AACACTTCATATGAAGAAGGAAACTGGCAAAAAGTTGAAGAAACAAGTGGAGAAATCAAGAGAAGGAAAGAATCTAAGATCGTTGAGAGAGTTGAATGCTGAAACTGACAGAACAGCAGAAGAGGAGGAAGTGAGTCTAGAATCTGAATCTGACAGAAGGGAAGAGCAGGAATACGAAGATGATTGTAGCGAGAAGCAAGAACAATCCGAACACAAAGGTGTAGAAGCTGAAactaaggaagaagagaaacaattCGCAAATCCAGAGATTGAGAGTGAGAGCGAGGTTTCAGAGTCAGAAGAAGAGCCGAAGTGGAGAGAAACAGATGATATGGAGGATGAAGTAgaagcggaagaagaagaagaagaagaagaagaagaagaagaagaagaagaagaagaagaagaagaagaagaagaagaagaagagagagaagaggttGATGAGAAAGGGGCAAACACAAGCTTTTCagagatt
- the LOC104752433 gene encoding glutamic acid-rich protein-like isoform X1 translates to MTIIVGLDGLSKALIDAGKNLLSPPSTDELLTLLDETESLLRNVDQDPPLSMQSALMPSKSALVSVDLLSHPDSDVRVSVLSCLTEIVRITAPEAPYSDDRMKDIFRLTIEAFEKLADASSSRSYRKAVSVLDNVAKVKSCLVMLDLECYDLILLMFQKFLKIIRPAHPQVVFSSMEMIMITIIDEIEEVSTNLLHILLASVKKENQNVSPMSGSLAEKVLSRCARKLKPYIIEALNSTGTSLDMYSPVVSSICQSVFDTTEVHNVVNTKENEATETMLERRVTTSGSLEEKLGLGHSRKENLSKSSSKRPARDGTRRINEKDKFRNGNNSSLLKQSLKQLRSESTDAETELGITGKRGRKPNSLMNPEDYDISWLSGKRDPFKTSSNRKIQKKRSGGESSLGKVAARKTPLLKETSPATSRSLTGSLKRSRVKVDEIDYDYDSDSLSSPRLKKLASCFRDEEPPKKESNQEEDDRKIGNSSKKIRSQNGLQKSQKTAQKSPIVEAKILNSSGKRLSVRSDAKRKNLERASLDTLVPQSSKRKKMVSQVAARKSSDESEETPKSHPTRRRTARKEVESDTNGFGEDLVGKRVNIWWPLDKTFYEGVVDSYCTRKKMHRVIYSDGDSEELNLSEERWELLEDHIIDDEQDKEVDLPESIPLSDILQRQRVKKSKNVAVSVEPTSSSGVSRTLHMKKETGKKLKKQVEKSREGKNLRSLRELNAETDRTAEEEEVSLESESDRREEQEYEDDCSEKQEQSEHKGVEAETKEEEKQFANPEIESESEVSESEEEPKWRETDDMEDEVEAEEEEEEEEEEEEEEEEEEEEEEEEEEREEVDEKGANTSFSEIEKEEEEREEVDEKGASTSFSEIEKEEDEEKES, encoded by the exons ATGACTATTATTGTTGGATTGGACGGTCTTTCGAAAGCACTCATCGATGCTGGCAAGAATCTTCTTAGCCCTCCTTCAACTGACGAGCTTCTTACTCTTCTCGAT GAAACTGAGTCTCTGCTTAGGAATGTGGACCAGGATCCACCCTTGTCAATGCAAAGCGCCCTTATGCCATCGAAGAGTGCTTTGGTATCGGTTGACCTTTTAAGCCATCCTGATTCTGATGTTAGGGTTTCAGTTCTGTCCTGCTTAACCGAAATTGTGAGGATAACTGCCCCAGAAGCTCCTTACAGTGATGATCGAATGAAG GATATCTTCAGGTTGACTATTGAAGCTTTCGAGAAACTAGCTGATGCGTCGTCCTCTCGCAGTTACAGGAAAGCAGTGTCTGTTCTTGATAATGTTGCAAAGGTCAAATCATGCTTGGTGATGTTGGACTTGGAATGCTATGACCTCATTCTACTTATGTTTCAGAAGTTCTTGAAAATCATAAG ACCTGCTCATCCTCAAGTGGTGTTTTCGTCAATGGAAATGATAATGATTACCATAATTGATGAAATCGAAGAAGTATCCACGAATCTGCTTCATATACTCTTAGCAAGtgtcaaaaaggaaaatcag aaTGTTTCACCAATGTCTGGGAGTCTTGCGGAGAAGGTTCTTAGTAGATGTGCACGTAAACTTAAACCATACATCATCGAAGCTTTGAACTCTACAGGGACCAGCTTGGATATGTATTCTCCAGTAGTTTCGTCCATATGCCAGAGTGTTTTTGACACTACTGAAGTCCACAATGTAGTTAACACCAAAGAAAATGAG GCAACTGAAACGATGTTGGAGAGACGAGTAACCACAAGTGGTTCACTAGAG GAGAAATTGGGTTTGGGGCATTCTCGCAAGGAGAATCTCTCTAAAAGTAGTTCAAAGAGACCTGCAAGAGATGGAACCCGACGAATCAATGAAAAGGACAAATTTAGAAATGGAAACAATTCTAGTTTGTTGAAACAGAGTCTGAAGCAACTGCGGTCTGAAAGTACAGATGCAGAAACAGAGTTAGGAATTACAGGGAAGAGAGGACGGAAACCCAATTCTTTGATGAATCCTGAGGATTATGACATCTCTTGGCTTTCCGGAAAAAGAGATCCTTTCAAGACGTCTTCAAACAGAAAGATCCAGAAAAAACGATCTGGGGGAGAATCATCACTTGGAAAGGTGGCTGCTAGGAAAACACCCCTGCTTAAAGAAACTTCCCCAGCCACTAGTAGGTCTCTGACGGGTTCACTTAAACGAAGCCGGGTTAAGGTGGATGAGattgattatgattatgattctGATTCTCTTTCTTCACCGAGATTGAAGAAATTGGCATCCTGCTTCCGAGATGAAGAGCCTCCTAAAAAAGAATCAAACCAAGAGGAAGATGACAGAAAGATTGGAAACTCCAGCAAAAAGATCAGGTCCCAAAATGGTCTACAGAAAAGTCAGAAAACGGCTCAAAAGAGTCCGATTGTTGAAGCTAAGATTCTAAATTCCAGTGGAAAGAGATTATCAGTTCGCTCGGATGCTAAGAGAAAGAATTTAGAACGTGCATCCCTAGACACTCTTGTTCCACAGTCATCAAAGAGAAAG AAGATGGTTTCTCAAGTTGCAGCTAGAAAATCGTCAGACGAATCTGAAGAAACTCCAAAGAGCCATCCGACAAGGAGGCGAACAGCGAGAAAAGAAGTG GAGTCTGATACAAATGGCTTTGGTGAGGATTTGGTCGGTAAGAGAGTTAATATCTGGTGGCCACTCGACAAGAC TTTTTATGAAGGCGTCGTAGATTCTTATTGTACTCGCAAGAAGATGCATCGG GTAATATATTCTGATGGAGATTCAGAAGAGCTTAATCTCAGTGAAGAACGCTGGGAGTTACTAGAGGATCACATTATTGACGATGAG CAGGATAAGGAGGTTGATCTGCCAGAGTCCATTCCTTTATCTGACAT ACTGCAGAGGCAGAGAGTCAAGAAAAGCAAAAACGTGGCAGTGTCTGTAGAACCGACTAGTTCCTCAGGTGTAAG TAGAACACTTCATATGAAGAAGGAAACTGGCAAAAAGTTGAAGAAACAAGTGGAGAAATCAAGAGAAGGAAAGAATCTAAGATCGTTGAGAGAGTTGAATGCTGAAACTGACAGAACAGCAGAAGAGGAGGAAGTGAGTCTAGAATCTGAATCTGACAGAAGGGAAGAGCAGGAATACGAAGATGATTGTAGCGAGAAGCAAGAACAATCCGAACACAAAGGTGTAGAAGCTGAAactaaggaagaagagaaacaattCGCAAATCCAGAGATTGAGAGTGAGAGCGAGGTTTCAGAGTCAGAAGAAGAGCCGAAGTGGAGAGAAACAGATGATATGGAGGATGAAGTAgaagcggaagaagaagaagaagaagaagaagaagaagaagaagaagaagaagaagaagaagaagaagaagaagaagaagaagagagagaagaggttGATGAGAAAGGGGCAAACACAAGCTTTTCagagatt